The genomic interval ATGATCTCATCCGGCCCACGCTCTATGAAGCATGGCACGAGGCCAAACCCGTAACCGAACCATCCTACGACACCCCAGTCTCGAATGTGGACATTGTAGGACCCGTTTGTGAAACAGGAGATTTCCTGGCGCAGGATCGTCCCCTGCCTCATATGGATTCAGGCGATCTGGTGGCTATCATGTCAGCGGGAGCTTATGGCGCGGTGCAGGCCTGCACTTATAACAGCCGCCTGTTGGTGCCCGAAGTGCTGGTCAGTGGCGACAAGTGGCATGTCATCCGAGAACGCAAGAGCTATGACGCGTTGCTCGCGCTGGACAGTGTGCCAGACTGGCTGGAAGAATAGTCCGACCGATAGCTGAATGTAAAAAGGGATGGCAAATGCCATCCCTTTTTTTAAACGCTTGTCATAAGCTCCAGGCGGAAACCATCTTATCCATACATCGCACGCGACATGGAAACCGGACCAAGAGACGCCTCTCCAGACAGGGCCTCTCTTACGGCACGGCGAATTTCTGCCAGAGAAAAGGGTTTTGACACCACATCATGCACAATAGCAGCGAGGCTATCACAGCGCTCGCGCTGATCGGCAAATCCGGTCATCATAAGGATGGTCATTTCCGGCCAGCTGGTTGCGGCAGACTTGGCCAGTTCAATGCCATCCATTTCGGGCATCTTGATATCAGTCAGAAGCAGATCAAAAGACCCTCCATGCTCAGCAAGAAGATCCATAGCATCTGTTCCGTCTTCAGCGGTTTTGACGTCATGCCCGTCCATCATCAATGCCCGCTGAACAAACATGCGAACCCCGTCGTCATCTTCGGTAAGAAGAATTCGGGCCATAACCTTACCCCCAAAATACTCTTTTTAGTCACACCAAGATCTTTTGCCGATCTTGCTCCTCTATTTGACAGCCAAAAGGTTTACCAAAAGCGAAAACGGGACGGAAAAATTGAAGCACCGGCATGTTTACACATAAGGAAAAGCGCAAATCAAACCCATTGGCTCGACCTGCGCTTTCAACGTCACAGAAATTCAAATATTTGATTTTATTGATTAATTTATTCCAGATAGCCAACAAACGGCACTTCCCGGTATGAGTGTGCCTTGTCCATTCCATAGCCGACGACAAATTTATCAGGACATTCAAAACCGACATACTCGGCATTAAGATCGACAGCTCTTTTTCCCGGTTTGTCGAGCAAAACGGCGATGTCAGCCCGGTTGGCGCCACGCTCCTGCAACAGGTTCTTAGCATAAGCCAGAGTACGCCCGGATTCCAGAATATCATCGATCAGAAGCACATCGCGATCCTTCACAATGACCTCGATGTCCCGCACAACCTTCACATTGCCTGAAGATTTGGTGCCAGAGCCGTAGCTAGAGAGCGACATGAATTCCACTTCCAGCGGAACGCCGGCGCGATACAGAGCGCGCAGCAGATCAGCTGCGAACACGAAGCTTCCCTTGAGGACGGCAATAACGAGCAGATTTTTATAACCAGCCTCTGCGATGGCGTTTGCCAGTTCCTGATTTCGGCTGGCGAGTGTCGCCTCGTCATAGAGGACTTCAATGGTATCTGTCATGAATTTTTCCGGCTTCCCTTCAGACGCAGACTCTGTCAGATGGCCTGGCCTTTGATGATCTATTCGTTGAACACGCGCATCGAGAGATATCGTGCTTGCGCAGGCGCAGCAATCGACGTCTCGATCAGCTTGCGCTCACCCGGCCCGAGACCCACATGGTCCGGTCCGATGGTCCATGAATAAAGCTCAAGACGCTCCTTGCCAAGGACGGAAAACTCCACAGAGGGAAGAATCACAGGTTCAGTGCCCGGATTGACCAGTTCCGTCTCGATAGCAAGCACTGGTGACCCGCTTTTCTGCTCAAGGCGCACATCAACCATCTCGATATCGACACCGACCACATTCACATCCATTCCAAACATGGAATAAAGAGAGGCAAGGTCTGGAATGCGTTTTACCCAGAATTGAGGCGCCATGAACAGGGCCCCCAGCAAAATCACCGTCGCGGCAAGAGCGGCGCCACCCAGCACCCACTCCTTTTTCACTGAGCGGCTGGCGCCAGCTCCCCCCTTTTGCTTTTTGGCTCGCGCCTTGCGCCGTCGGCGACGTGCTCGGGCTTCTGTTCCGCCGCGCGCGACTTTCTTTTGCGCTTCAAAAGCAGCGGCATCCAGAAGATCGACCACAGGAGGCTGGAAATCATCCCCGCCGTCCCCCTTCACGACAAAGGGCTTGGAAGCCCCATCATCAGCAGCGACGTCGTCCGACCCGGCATCAGACTCTCCTGCAGGCGAAGCCTCGGCTTTCTCAGCTTTCTTGGGTTTTTCAGCTTTCTTAGTTTTCTTGGGTTTTTCAGGTTTCTCCACCTTGCCAGCAGGCTCATCAAACAGGGAATCGATATCGTCTTGGCTCTGCTCCTCCCCGCCGGAGGGGCTATCGAACAGAGCGTCGATATCATCCTGACTTTGATCTTCACCGCCGGAAGGGCTGTCAAACAGAGCATCGATATCATCTTGGCTTTGTTCCTCGCCACCAGACGGGCTGTCAAACAGAGCGTCGATATCATCCTGGCTTTGCTCTTCACCACCGGAGGGGCTGTCAAACAGCGCGTCGATATCATCCTGACTTTGCTCTTCACCACCTGAGGGGCTGTCGAACAACGCGTCGATATCATCCTGACTTTGCTCTTCACCACCGCCAGAAGGGCTATCGAACAAGGCATCGATATCATCCTGACTTTGTTCCTTTCCCTCAGCAGGCTGCACCTCGGGCTCTTTTGCCGCTGGCTTTGGGGCTGGTTTGGGGTCAGGTGCCTTTTCAGGCTTCGGTTCAGGGGTCTGTTCCGCATGCCAGGTTTCCCCGCAACTGGAACAACGCACGGACCGCCCTTCAGCGCCGATATAATCATCGGGGACCTGATAGCTTGTCGCACAATTTGGGCAGGTTATCTTCATCGGTGCTTCAACGCTGCAAAGGAATGGGTATAAGCGGCTCCCCGCCTTTTGACGCCCACATTCTAGACAAAGCATTGAAAGGAGGCGAATCATCCACAACATAGGATATCAGCCATTAAGGCTTTGCCAAGCCCCGCTCAAAGATCAATGATTGTGTATAGTTATCGGGTGAATCGGGACACCAAATCATGCAAGCTGCCATCAAACGACCAGAAGGAAGATCATATTGATTCGCTTTGAGAATGTTGGCCTGCGCTATGGAATGGGACAGGAAGTGCTGCGCGATGTGTCTTTTCACATCCCACAGAACTCCTTTCAGTTTCTTTCCGGCCCCTCGGGGGCTGGCAAGACATCCCTGCTCAAACTGATGTTCCTTTCGCTCAAGCCCAACCGCGGCCTGATCAAGATCTTCGGACGTGATACCGCTCGCCTTGACCATGACGAACTTGCCAAGCTGCGCCGACAGATCGGCTTTGTCTTTCAGGAATTCCGCCTGCTCAACCATCTAACAACCTTCGAAAATGTCGCTTTGCCATTACGGGTCAAGGGCATGTCTGAGAGTGCCTATAGAACCGATGTGGCCGAATTGCTGGAATGGGTTGGTCTTGGCCACCGTATGCATGTCTATCCGCCTGTAATGTCTGGTGGGGAAAAGCAGCGCGCTGCGATTGCGCGTGCCCTCATCTCCCGCCCGAAGCTTCTGCTGGCAGACGAGCCCACCGGTAACGTTGACCCGATTCTTGCCCGCCGCCTTCTGCGCCTGTTTGTTGAATTGCACAGATCAGGTACTTCCATTGTCATCGCAACGCACGACACCAGTCTGATGGATCAGATTGAGGCGCGCCGCATTGTGCTGAACGATGGAACTCTCTACATTTACGATTAAGAGAGGAGAGCCCCATGGCCAGACGCCCCACCGATAGAGACGGACAAGACAGAACGCACGCCCCGATGCCGTCCAGCACGCCACGCGTCGGCCCCAATCTTGGTCCCAGGCCCGGTCCTGTGGGCGAGGAAGCGTTCAAGCCGCATGCCAGCACCAGACAACCGGCAGGCCCCAATGAGCTGCCTTCCCTGACCAAGGGCAAGAATCCGCTCTCCAAACCGGGCAAGGTGCGCAAGAAAAGCTCCAGAATGCGCCAGCTGCGTCAGATGAAGCCCAAGCGCTTTACCCAGCAGATCCCCTTCTCGGACAAGAAGCCCGGCCCGATTGTCCCCAAAGGAACCATCGCGGGTCACGCGCTCGTACTGGTGATCGCCATCATGAGCTTCCTTGCCGCACTCACTGTCGCAGCCGTGACCATCATTTCCGATGCCACGCGGGACTGGCAATCTGACATCAGCCGCGGCGCAACCATCCAGATCAGACAGCTGGAGGGCGTCGAGATGGAAGGGGAATTGGCCAAGGCCATCAATATTGCGCGCCAGACTCCGGGCATCACAAGCGCCACGGCCCTCACCTCAGACGAATCCAATTCGCTGCTCGAGCCATGGCTGGGGTTGGATATCACCTTTGATGATCTGCCAATTCCACGTCTCATTGAGTTGACCATCGATGACCCTTCGGCAGTGGACTTCGCCTCATTAAGCAAGCAATTGCAGGAGCAGGTGCCCGGCGCCGTTCTGGATAACCACCGCTTCTGGGTGGAACGACTGCGTTCCATGGCCGAAACCGCCATCTTCATCGGCTTCACCATCATGGTGCTGGTCGTCACAGCCACGGTTTTGACTGTGGTCTTTGCCACCAGATCGGCCATGTCGGGCAACAAGGAAACGATCGAGGTGCTCCACTTTGTGGGGGCCAGCAACAAGTTCATTGCTGGCGAATTCCAGCGCAAATTCTTTACCCTCGGCTTTCAGGGCGCCCTTGCTGGCGGCGGAACCGCCGTCGTCACCTTCCTCATCATACAGGTGTTGCTGCGCGCTCAGGAAGGGTCTGCGGCCCTTGACCAGATGCAGGCCCTGCTCGGCGTGGTGCAACTGGGCACCAATGCCTATCTTGGCACCTTCGCTCTGGTGATCTTGATCGCCGTATTCACCGCAATCACAACACGATTGACAGTTATGAATACGTTGAAAAAACTATCCTGAGCAGAATTGGCCTCGACAGGCTATGCCCAAATGCGGATAAAGCACCCATTAGAACAAACGCCGGATCCGGAATGCCCCAGTCACTCGCACAACAGAGCTCTGCCTTGAGAAAAGGGCTATACGCACTTTTGTTCGCAGCCTCTATTGGTCTGTGTGCGCTGTTGATCGGCTGGGCAATCTTCATCGCCTACGCGCTGACAGCCGACGAAACGCCCCCTGAGCCAGCCGACGCCATCGTGGTTGTTACAGGAGGCGCAGGACGACTGGAAAGAGCCATTGAGCTGCTCAAGGAAGGCAAAGGCCACAAACTGCTCATTTCCGGCGTTCACTACAGAAACTCGGACCACACGCTCTTTGCCCGTTTCGATCTGGATAAAGAAATGATCAACTGCTGTGTCGATCTGGACAGGGAAGCGCTGAATACGGT from uncultured Cohaesibacter sp. carries:
- the ftsE gene encoding cell division ATP-binding protein FtsE, which codes for MIRFENVGLRYGMGQEVLRDVSFHIPQNSFQFLSGPSGAGKTSLLKLMFLSLKPNRGLIKIFGRDTARLDHDELAKLRRQIGFVFQEFRLLNHLTTFENVALPLRVKGMSESAYRTDVAELLEWVGLGHRMHVYPPVMSGGEKQRAAIARALISRPKLLLADEPTGNVDPILARRLLRLFVELHRSGTSIVIATHDTSLMDQIEARRIVLNDGTLYIYD
- a CDS encoding response regulator, with translation MARILLTEDDDGVRMFVQRALMMDGHDVKTAEDGTDAMDLLAEHGGSFDLLLTDIKMPEMDGIELAKSAATSWPEMTILMMTGFADQRERCDSLAAIVHDVVSKPFSLAEIRRAVREALSGEASLGPVSMSRAMYG
- the hpt gene encoding hypoxanthine phosphoribosyltransferase, which produces MTDTIEVLYDEATLASRNQELANAIAEAGYKNLLVIAVLKGSFVFAADLLRALYRAGVPLEVEFMSLSSYGSGTKSSGNVKVVRDIEVIVKDRDVLLIDDILESGRTLAYAKNLLQERGANRADIAVLLDKPGKRAVDLNAEYVGFECPDKFVVGYGMDKAHSYREVPFVGYLE
- a CDS encoding MJ0042-type zinc finger domain-containing protein, which produces MKITCPNCATSYQVPDDYIGAEGRSVRCSSCGETWHAEQTPEPKPEKAPDPKPAPKPAAKEPEVQPAEGKEQSQDDIDALFDSPSGGGEEQSQDDIDALFDSPSGGEEQSQDDIDALFDSPSGGEEQSQDDIDALFDSPSGGEEQSQDDIDALFDSPSGGEDQSQDDIDALFDSPSGGEEQSQDDIDSLFDEPAGKVEKPEKPKKTKKAEKPKKAEKAEASPAGESDAGSDDVAADDGASKPFVVKGDGGDDFQPPVVDLLDAAAFEAQKKVARGGTEARARRRRRKARAKKQKGGAGASRSVKKEWVLGGAALAATVILLGALFMAPQFWVKRIPDLASLYSMFGMDVNVVGVDIEMVDVRLEQKSGSPVLAIETELVNPGTEPVILPSVEFSVLGKERLELYSWTIGPDHVGLGPGERKLIETSIAAPAQARYLSMRVFNE
- a CDS encoding YdcF family protein, whose protein sequence is MRKGLYALLFAASIGLCALLIGWAIFIAYALTADETPPEPADAIVVVTGGAGRLERAIELLKEGKGHKLLISGVHYRNSDHTLFARFDLDKEMINCCVDLDREALNTVANATQTAIWAKENNFKSLIIVTSAYHMPRTLLEMRRAAPDVSFQSDLVAGPTKQPLLSRLINWNTVHLLTKEYFKLLAAVLHGTTERLLSHRGQ
- a CDS encoding ABC transporter permease → MARRPTDRDGQDRTHAPMPSSTPRVGPNLGPRPGPVGEEAFKPHASTRQPAGPNELPSLTKGKNPLSKPGKVRKKSSRMRQLRQMKPKRFTQQIPFSDKKPGPIVPKGTIAGHALVLVIAIMSFLAALTVAAVTIISDATRDWQSDISRGATIQIRQLEGVEMEGELAKAINIARQTPGITSATALTSDESNSLLEPWLGLDITFDDLPIPRLIELTIDDPSAVDFASLSKQLQEQVPGAVLDNHRFWVERLRSMAETAIFIGFTIMVLVVTATVLTVVFATRSAMSGNKETIEVLHFVGASNKFIAGEFQRKFFTLGFQGALAGGGTAVVTFLIIQVLLRAQEGSAALDQMQALLGVVQLGTNAYLGTFALVILIAVFTAITTRLTVMNTLKKLS